Proteins co-encoded in one Medicago truncatula cultivar Jemalong A17 chromosome 8, MtrunA17r5.0-ANR, whole genome shotgun sequence genomic window:
- the LOC25500067 gene encoding mavicyanin isoform X2, translating into MSTSMIASFFVLLLAFPYAFATDFTVGDANGWTQGVDYTKWASGKTFKVGDNLVFKYGSFHQVNEVDESGYKSCSTSNTIKSYDDGDSKVPLTKAGKIYFICPTPGHCTSTGGMKLEVNVVAASTTPTPSGTPPPTKSPSTTPSTTPSTTPSAPSETNSTTPSPPKDNGAVGVSNGVSLLIGSFFVSAMILGLMG; encoded by the exons ATGAGTACATCAATGATAGCttctttctttgttcttttattGGCCTTTCCTTATGCATTTGCAACTGATTTCACTGTTGGTGATGCCAATGGATGGACTCAAGGAGTTGATTACACCAAATGGGCTTCTGGAAAAACTTTCAAAGTTGGTGATAACTTAG TGTTCAAATATGGCTCATTCCACCAAGTGAATGAAGTTGATGAAAGTGGCTACAAAAGCTGCAGTACAAGCAACACCATAAAGAGCTATGATGATGGAGATTCTAAGGTTCCATTGACTAAAGCAGGAAAAATTTACTTCATATGCCCCACTCCAGGTCATTGTACTAGTACTGGTGGCATGAAGCTTGAAGTCAATGTTGTTGCTGCTAGCACCACCCCAACTCCAAGTGGCACCCCCCCACCAACAAAATCTCCATCAACTACTCCATCA ACTACTCCATCAACCACACCATCAGCTCCTTCAGAGACAAACTCAACTACTCCATCACCACCAAAGGATAATGGAGCTGTTGGTGTTTCCAATGGTGTTAGTCTTTTGATTGGTTCTTTCTTTGTTTCAGCAATGATTTTGGGTTTGATGGGCTAG
- the LOC25500067 gene encoding blue copper protein isoform X1 — translation MNTSMIASFFVLLLAFPYAFATDFTVGDANGWNLGVDYTKWASGKTFKVGDNLVFKYGSSHQVDEVDESDYKSCTSSNAIKNYAGGNSKVPLTKAGKIYFICPTLGHCTSTGGMKLEVNVVAASTTPTPSGTPPPTKSPSTTPSTTPSTTPSTTPSAPSETNSTTPSPPKDNGAVGVSNGVSLLIGSFFVSAMILGLMG, via the exons ATGAATACATCAATGATAGCttctttctttgttcttttgttgGCCTTTCCTTATGCATTTGCAACTGATTTCACCGTTGGTGATGCCAATGGATGGAATCTAGGAGTTGATTACACCAAATGGGCTTCTGGAAAAACTTTCAAAGTTGGTGATAACTTAG TGTTCAAATATGGCTCCTCCCACCAAGTGGATGAAGTTGATGAAAGTGACTACAAAAGCTGCACTTCAAGCAATGCCATAAAGAACTATGCTGGTGGAAATTCTAAGGTTCCATTGACTAAAGCAGGAAAAATTTACTTCATATGCCCTACTCTAGGTCATTGTACTAGTACTGGTGGCATGAAGCTTGAAGTAAATGTTGTTGCTGCTAGCACCACCCCAACTCCAAGTGGCACCCCCCCACCAACAAAATCTCCATCAACCACACCATCAACTACTCCATCCACTACTCCATCAACCACACCATCAGCTCCTTCAGAGACAAACTCAACTACTCCATCACCACCAAAGGATAATGGAGCTGTTGGTGTTTCCAATGGTGTTAGTCTTTTGATTGGTTCTTTCTTTGTTTCAGCAATGATTTTGGGTTTGATGGGCTAG